TTTAGCTTATTATGCTTTGAGAGGACTTTATTTTACCAGATCAATTTTAAACCATGTCAGCGCTGAATGCTGCtgtgattaaaaacaatttGCTTCTGCTTATATTTCAGCCTAAAATCTTTGGAGTTCTGGTTCAATCACCTCTACACACATGAAGGTGAGACTCAGATGGCATCATTTATCCATCTTCAGATATCTAGCTAGTTATTTAATGTCCATACGTGCATGAAGTCTTCTTCTGAATCTCGTTCCcgtttgtttctctttcctcAGACATCATAGCAGCACACTACAACCCGTGGGGTTTCCTCCCCCTGGCGCAGGGGGCGTGCCAGCCGCTCTTCGaggagctcctcctcctgctgcagccgCTGTCGCTCCTCCCGTTCGACCTGGACCTGCTGTTCGAACCGCACCTCCTCCAAAAGGGGGAGGAGCACCTCCGCCGTAAGGAGCAGCTGTGCTCCGCCGGCCAGAGCGTCGACCAGTCCACTCGCTCCACCTTCCAGCTCATGAGGGGGTGGAGCACCACCGTGGGCGAGATGGTCAGAGACTCCGGGGCGGAGGCGAGGAAAGAGAGGCCCGGGCTTAGAAGAGAGGGGACGTGGCCGAGGATGGAAGGGGTCGGGTcgaggagagagggagcgggAGGGAAAACGAGGTTGAGGAGCGAGGGAGCGACAACTGAGAGCATGGAGCTCAGGTTCGCCAATCagtggaaggagagggggaTGAGCGGGCAGAGGATGAAGGGCGTGGGACAAGAGAGCCAAGGAGAcggtgaggacagacaggagaagGACGGGAGGAAGGAGAAGGTGAAGGATGTGGCGGAGGAGGGGCGACAGCGTCAGGAGAAACAGGCGGGGTGGTGGTACCAGCTCATGCAGTCCTCCCAGGTCTACATCGACCAATCAGCAGAGGGCTCAAAGTTTGTCAAGACggagaaaaggaagaagtcGTCCGAGAGGCGACAGAAACAGCTGCCGCCCACCAGAGAGGGAGTGGTGGAGGGGGCGGAGTCCAGCCAAGAAGGGGAGGGGCTTAGAAgcaggaagagcagcagcagcagctccggCGGGGAGTCAGCCGGGTCCAGGGGGAGGCGGTCATGGATGGGCAGCCCGCCAGACTCGGTCCTGAACCAGGAGAGGGAGGCGAAACCTCCGGAGGTTAAAGGGACTGGAGCTCAAGCTGCAGCCCAGGAGGAGAGCCCCTCACAGGGACAAGGTCTGCGATGGGGCAGGCTCTTTGGATCCAGCGTCGGTTCTCCTTCGAGGGTTGAGGCAGCTGAGCAGAAAGCAAAAGCTCAGAAGACCCGGTGAgcaaagataaagaaaagagtCTTTTGGCAACAAATCCCTTTTTACCCAAACTTGGTTTATCTATCGTTGCAATAACTTCCacgttgtgtttctgtctctcaggCCTCCGTCAGGTTGGCTCTCTCTGGACCGGTCTGTTCTGGACCTCGTAGCTCAGACTATCGGAGGAGGCAGCGGGAAGAAGGCGGAGCCTCCAGCAGCGCCCACTCACACCCAAACCTCACCTCCGCCAACGACAACCCAACAGACTGAAGCCAGACAACAGTCTCCATGGTAACACATTGTGCTCTGCTCTATAAgaattatacattacatttatcttCAAGAACCAAATAATGCTCTCCCCTGTAAGTCAATAAAAAGCTCCTAAAGAGACTTGAAAGAGTTTAACGTTCAAACACAAACCGctatctttcctttttctttttttactttggtggAAGTGAAATTCACGAAATCAGTCAAACCATTAAAAGTGCgtttttcttattatattatatctagTCTTCAGGGACATGATGACTACTGTGTTTAGAATATACTccgttttattttggaaaagtaTTCCCAAGTGTCCAAAGACTAAATATAGTACGACAACAAAATGGATGTATCAAATATTTTCTATCTAATCTAAAAAGTATACAGTTATATACTtggtatagtacagtatatctGTACGAGATTTCAAGaacaaatgtgactttttttttaaaaaaatgagtcACTTTGATTTAAGAGAAATATGCATGTTTAAGAATCAAAAGGTCAGGACTCATCAAAATCATTATATTTTGGAAGTGTGTGTAGGACACTAatttaatggaaaattataataaatagatGATCAGAATGGTCAGAATGTTgactttaagtatttaaaaaaaaaaaagaaaagtattaaatatatactaatatatttaTTAGTATAAAATTTGCCTGATTTTACTTTTGATGTTAAATCGAATATTTTTTCGATTATTGGATGAATCATTTGGTTTTCAGAATAGagaacaaacagtccaaaacccaaagatgttcACATTATAATCACAAATCCTCAGGATTGAGAAGCTGCAACAAGGGAATGCTTGTTtcaaaaatgacttaattatAATAACTAATAAGGACTGTCCGCTCACTAACAGATTCTCTCCGTGTCCTCTGTCGTCCCTCAGTGAAGTGCGAGCCCTCTGTCACCACATAGCCACGGAGCCCGGCCAGCTGAGCTTCAACAAAGGCGACGTCCTCCGGGTCCTGAGCCGGGCCGATCCAGACTGGCTGCTGTGCTCTCTGGGCTCCACCCGAGGCCTGGTCCCCATCATCTACGTCACCCTCAGAGGCATGGAGGACAGCCAGGACGCCGCCGCACTCGGACAGTGTTGAAGCAGAAAAAAGCTGCcaggggaggagaagaagacaaaccgctgaaacaaacaactgtttttGAGAAAACTGCACATTGGGGATGATTCccgaaaacaaaaagaataaaaaaaacattgtataaaATATGAAGAGGATGTACAGACACATGCAAGGGAAGCATGCACAAACTCACACATCTACTTTAAAGTGTACAACCAGACAAGTATGCATGCATACATCCAGAAAACCAAAAGACCAGACGAAACAACCCAAAGACTCTCCACGCTTCTTCAGAACTGTGCTACtagcttctctctgctgctgtcctccATCTCTACCTGCGACACAACGATGAGGAGGCCGCTCAGCAGGCGGTAAACTTCACATATGATGATACACTTTGCTGTACTGTCCATACCTCCACCTCGCTGTGCCACAACACAGTGGTCAGTTATCGCCTCCGTCTGTTTCACGTCCCGTTGCTAACTTGGTGCCGATTGATCTTTTAAATTCACCTAGAAAACCAGTgagttctttctgtttttggtcAAATGTAAAAGCAAAAGTAACAATTGATCTACGTCTTCTCTAGCTGCAGAGATTCAGcgtattaattattattattattattattattgggaGAGTAGATAAAACCACACAGGAGTTTGTTCAGATGGCAattttaaatctgtttccaTCCTCTACTTGTCTTTATTTCACCTCTGCTCTTCAAAGCCTGTTTGTATGAAAACAGAAGGGATGGATCAACATCCATCTCACattacttaaagttactgtgaggaacttttaactggttctgaAACACTCAAAGTTGaatcctgatcctctatagacctccatcagtaaaccagaccatcagagagaagatcgtctgtttctataaagttattcttaaagctcgtcatcggagccaccgggtcggattctggagaaaccagatgaaatcatgcaggttcaccagaaactccttcagctcagactccagcagagaccagtccaccgtggacagacccagatccaccagagaccagtccaccgtggacagacccagctTTACTGcagcctttgacctgcagtcggagctccggaGAGCAGCGGcgtctcctcctgctcctcctcctccaggagcagagcttctcctctctgggagtcaacACCGACACCAAGCTGCTGGAGACCCGGGCCGTATtactggacccgctggagggaagggaggcaacGGGAGatccagaaccaggactgagctaAATCAGACCGTCAGACACCTGGTGCTGTAAAATGAGaagttttctaaagggactctggtgctaaGAAACATTACCAcctttgtccacagggggcgccaaaatcaacacaaagagAAAGTTCCTCATTGTAGCTTAAAGTTAaaatcatctttcttttttacccACAATCCTGTTTGCTGCGGTCTGAGCTGTACATGTGCATCTGATCTAATGGCACATTCTGTAAATGCATAACATGACTAACACATGTGGAGagttctatttatttattgacccGTTCAGGTGGCAAAGGGAAGCATCTAACTGGACGAGTGCAGAACAAAACAGGGAAGGATGTCCAATGAAAGCAAAGCGTAGCTGAGGAGACGTGTGGAGGCCTTTTTGAATGTGttgggattattatttttaattagttaTATGCATTTAGAGAGAAGTAAATAATCTTATCTATGCCTTAAAGCgctttaggaaaaaaaaaagggagattttTGTAGTGTTGGATACTAATTTTTGTCCacacattatattttgtatatgaAGTAAGTCTAATGAGAAATCTTCCCCAGATTTATGACGACAGAAATAAAAGTCATGAGATGATTCACAGGTGATAGTCTAAAGGGAAACCCCAACACATTCAGCGTTCGTATGTACGAGCTTCCTGTCGTCGTTCCCAGGTGTAAAATGAGGCCTTAGGctcaaaaatgaaatgatgaggAAACAAAATGATGGCAATATGCATAAAACCTGGATATCTGAGTGTACACAGACGCCCAATCCAAATACTTCACATCATAAAATGGTAAAATcagtgtgcatttatttaataaatgaatgcttgtgtagtttttgaaaaacttccatacataaatataattttaccGCTTCaagtttctgtttgttgcattattgtacagttttttttttttttaatgtattataaacatttcatttcagcaatttactgtaaatatatttaaatccttTAGAGCTACATGTATGAATGTTAATACAGATTTAATAAcgcatttttatgtttaatacAGAGAGTGAGTTTAAGCTTTAGTTTCAGTTTGTCGAGGTGATGGAGGCTGTGATGGAGGCTGTGATGAGTCGGTGGTCGTTCAGGTCTCTCCAGGCAGTTTGCTGTTCATTGACATCCTGTTCAGGGTTCATAAAGGAAACAACGTGGTCCTAATGataaaacagagagacacagaggctcggggggggggggcaagagGGAAAGACAGATGTTGATTTGCTGAACTGTTGTGCTTTAAAATGCtcctcagagagaaagagagcagcggtgtggtttctctctctctctctcattggtttttatctgctttctctctccctcgctgctgactccgcctcctcctgctgcctgTAAATACCTTCAGCATCGTTGGCGCCgctcttctctctgtgtctaaAGGCTATATGATGTGTACGTATGACATTATCAAACTAATATGGATGTTAAATAACAAAGTGCTCATGTGATCACAAACTTAAAACGGCtcctgtgtcttttttttttgtccttaacGCAGTTGAagtgaaatgtgtaaaaaatgaaacggTGGCTGTTAAATGATTGTAGGAAATGTAGAAAACGAGGGCTGTGTATTTTCTAGAATGACtataaaaaggtttaaaactAATTATGAACTTTTTACCAGCTTAACAAAATCCACTCATTGGTCACATTTACTCTTTTCTCTCATCCACTCTTCATTTGTTGACTTGACAATGTCAAAGTTGTGGGTTTTCATTCCTATTGAGATTTTCTGATTGGCTCCTACATTATTCTATTACTTTCTCAAAATACATCACACCATGTACATGAAACCAGTGCACGTGCCCTGCAGTTGCAACACAAGTTTGACAATTTAATAATagaataacattatttttagagcacttattttaacaatgttacaaagtgctgcacaaactatgaacaaaaaaaacattaaaataataaaacaacaagtaaccacacaagataaaaaagaaagcagagaagtAGTTTATGTTTGAAGGTGTTGTTGATACGTTTCCTTTCAGCCTTTGttcaacaggaaacacaaaacTACCTTGTGTTTAATCCTACACACATAAGGGTTGGGTTAAGTATAACTAATATTTAGTATACAGAAAGTTAGTCACTTTCTCCTCTGAAGATAATTTCCTTATCAAATCCTAAACAGTTTCACCGACcagaagtctttttttctgaattgttACTGCAGTTGAGAAATATagcaaaattaaacaaaaacatcatgTACTCTCATGtattaatattcaaatattatcATACTACATACCTTCATTAATTCTACTGGTGAGGAGGCTCTAGACACCAGATGGAGCTGATGCTTCAAAAGATGAGCACCATCAGCTTAGAGTTCACTCATTTGTCATAATCTGTCTCTTTGGCACTGTGCAGATTTACAACAGTGAAGACACACAGTGTTAGAAatagtattttatctttattctttatttgtgtcGTTAAAGTTTTAAGTGTTTCACAGTCTGTATCCACTTCTTAACTCAGGTCAGAAGTGTCTTGAAAAGTTATTGTGTTGACTCAACATTGCGGGTCATGGTTACTTATACGTTcgttatttaaaatatgtattgagCTGTATGTTTAAACCAATAGAACACAATATAAACTATAATTATGCTTCCAAACTTCCCAAAGATACAAAGCAGAGCTGAGTTTTGACTACATTTGTAGTTCAACCACAAGCAAATTTAGccatttttggggggtttgaaCATTTCACTTATTGTTAACTTCATACTGCCTCAATCAGCCGGAACATAAGGTTACATAAAATGCTGCAAACATGATATTTAAAGGGACCAAgtgaaaggtaaagaaagaggttttatttttttctttccataaagTTGTCAGActcttataataacaatctgagcctttCAGTGGCAAAAAACAGCACTTTTAGTGAACATTTACACAACGTTACATTAACGCTGCTCACTTGGCTTTGTAGCTGGTTTCACGGTTGCTGTTTTGCAGTgttctccctcaatactggaccaatttcagaAAGTGTTGTCCCCATTTGtcactgagacacaaacaccagGGAAAATAGGGTCAAGGtagaaaaataccaaagttaccgTTCAATATAGTGCAGAAAAAATGTTCTGAAATGAACATAGAAGACACCAATTTGGGGAATATAGTGCTCATCTGATGTATCAACTGTTCATTGACAAAAAGACCAATATGTGTAGTTTAAAGCCAGTGTTGAGCAGTTTGCCCGCTGTAGTTGGAGGTAACCAACCATTTCCCCTCTTTTCAACTTTTGAGGAACTGCTAAAAcaattaaatcttaaaatatatatatatattttatagataATCCAGTTGGTTGTGTAAGAATGTTTAAACTTTCTAAACTACAGAGCATGTAATCTTTCAACAAACACTATGCTGATCCACATACAGTTTGTGGTAGATCCCTTTCCTGTCAGTTTGACGGGAAGAACATGACCGGTCTGCGCAAAAAGTCCGGATCTCAACCTCATCCAACAACTTCAGGGATTAAGTGCAACACTGACTAGGAACCAAAACCTGATCTCCCAACATCAGTGTTGGACCTCACTGAAGCTCTTGTTGCTCAATGGGAGTAATTCAATACAGCATTGTGTCTGGATGTGAGATCGTACTACCTGATGATATTACCATGAATCCCTCTCGCACATCCAGACCTGCCTTATGTCTTACACACTATTCTGCCAATTTGTGTTTGCGTCACGGCTCATCATCTTTCATGCATTCATCCCAGGGAAGTAGAAACTGGATTCCTCAGAACAACGAAGACACTTTCCATGAAAATCCAAAAGGTGAGTTGCTTCATTCAAACCAGTTTTTCACAACTGGAAGAAAGTTGAGGGATTTTGCAACATGGGGAAGTTACTGTACACTGGAAATGATGAGACTACACCACCCAAATTTCCccccattcattcatatgaacCATGTCACCTTTaagtttatataatattttagttattgtgaatttttttaagtttttgttacttatttattattctttactgtgttattacctatttacttatttataatacttgttttttacttatgtctcttgtttgcactatcctctctgctgctgaaatcctgcaaatttccccgctgtgggactaataaaggattatcttatcttattcttatTCATTCCACAGGTCCTAATAACTTGCTGGGACTACTTTCTTGGATTCTTCTTGTGCGCTCGACATTTGAGTAAACAAGATAGACATTAATTATGGCACTTTCGCTGTAGACGCTCTGCCAATCCCACTTACATGTGAAACCtaacctttatttatccaggAAGTGTAAAGGAGGATTAAAAAGTTCAAAAGGTGACGCCCTTTTTCCTTTCCCAGATTAAATATGACCTGAATAAATAGGTCTGTAGAAGTGGTGGGAATATCGAGGTCAGGGGAGGTCAACCTGCTGGTCAACTGAAATATCATTCGTCCCTTTAACAAACACTGTTGACTTGAGCAAGGCATTTTACCTATCTTATGATACCTCCTCCAAATATCAAGGTTACAGTACATTTAGCAGCCTATAAATGCGCTTTTGTCGAAATCTATCTCACCATTCATGTATTGTTGTCCTTTTTTCTGTATGTTATGTATACAAATCCCCATCAATGCACAATTAACGTCCCACGACCTTAAGCTTGGAAAAGGTTTTAAGTTACTTTGAAAGGAGAGTTGTGCAAGCTCACAAAAGAAGCCAACTTGGCAGCCTTTCAACAGCCATAAAAGCTCAAAGAAAATAGATCTGGATGGAtgttatatatcattttgttCCAGTTCACCCAAGGTTTAGGACTAAGCTTTACCCACAAGCTCCTACTGCTGTTTGTCTccaacaacaataacagtaaGCCCAAAATCTATGAGTTTAAGTATGAAAACTAAGTTGGCCATGACGAATAACAAAGCCATCAAACtgaattcattaattcatgACAGAAAGTAGCAAATCCAGCCAagtcaaataaatgcataaaaattgTGGTTAGAAACAGTGTCAGTGAGCTGTTGATTACttcaaaagtcaaatattaCTGCAAAAAATGTTCTGATGCGCAATATCATATAATGTGAGGAAACGTGTTGGATTCAGTAGATTGAGAGTTTGTCAAAGATTCTAGATCAGGGAGGCAAAATGCACCTTGGGTTCCCTAATTAAACAAAAGTAAACCATGACAACGAGTCTTGAGGCTTTGTTTAGGCCCAGTGTTGCTTTGAGCTCATGCTAATGtctgcatgctaacattctCATTGCCAATCAAACAAGAGTTTACAGCCATGTAGCGATTCCTTGAGTCTTTGTTTAGGCATAATGATTTTTTGagcaaaaatgctaaataactGCAGCCTAAGGCCATGGTGAGGCTTTGTTTAGGCACAGCGGTGCTTTGAGCCAAAGtagcactgaacacaaagtgcagctggggctgatgggaaagaATTGGACAAAATGAAGTTGTATAAGTAAATTCTGGAacaaagaacaagaagaaacagctgcaacaacagGTGTGCCCTGATACTTTTGTGCAGAAATGGGATGTTTTTTAAGACGTGGGCAGTTCTACAGTGTTAAACCAATTCACTGACGTTATCTTCCCGTCCACCAGATGCCCTCTGACTCTCCCATCCAGCCACTTCCTCCTGCCCTGCAATTACTTCTCTACCTCCAGTCCTAAAACACTATCCAGTCACCTgacctctcacctgctcacctgttctcaCTTTCCTCGTCAGCCCTGCAGATATTTAGCCGGCCCTTTCCAACTACACACTCTTTGCCAGTTCATCAAAGTTGCCATGTGCTTTGAACCTTTGCTTTCAAGCAACCAGAACCTGAATGTTACCCTGTTCCTGTCCGTCTTTATGCTTACCTGCACCTGCATGTAAGCTCCTATATACCATCATTTTGGCATTTGCATCGTCATTTGGTTCTCATCCCAGTTGCCTAACACTCCCCCACCATGACATCGACTGAATACACTGAGGTGTTTTTATGAGGTGTTTTTATGTCGCAGGATTCAATCCCCAAAATCTACAGTACTTACTCTATTCAACCTTTAAACTATAcagaaatatgttaatatttccTTTCCTATGCTAGGATCgaagtgtgtgtgctgatgcTAATATTTATTatccatttctttattatttctaaacAAGAAATAACAGTAAAGACAATCATAATGAATTTTAGATTGTTCACCAATCTTGGTTGTCAAATCTCTATCATGGCAGCATGACAGATTACTGAAAAGCTAATAAACATCATGTTAAGGTTGCGTTGTAAACCTAAACAAACTAAACCTTAAAATGAAACCCATAATGCTTTGCAGCTGTGGTGGGatccaaaggaaacaaaaaggagaaTATGGATAATTTACAAATTTTTACTCCCAACAGAGTGAATGGTGTCGTCGACAAAGAATGATAGACAAGCTCAGGATTTAGAAAAACAAggctttaattttgaaaaaagtcaataaccTCCAAAACAAATttatacaacaaacaaactgccTGAGTAGTTAATTTGTTCACAGTTAGCTTAGTGAGCAGCAACACACTCTTACAAACTTTCACATTTTTGGTCCttgaaaaacagataaaaaaaatatataataatcctTCAAATTTTCATGGTGactcaaacataactttataaaatataatggtAGAATAGATTAATCTCTATGTAGTCATAGGACtcaatataatttatttatttattgatttgatttgatttgccCCTTTTTCTTCGCTGACTGGCAGTGGTCCTCTCTGGCTCCGTTGTCTCTTTGGCTGAAGGGGTCGCAGGTCGCTCAAATGTTTACTCGTGAATCACTCCCTTGCAGTGTTGGCCCTGTAGACGCACAAATATTTTAGAAAAGAAAGCCAATAATGTCGTCACTGCTTCAAACTGAAGCTCCTGCCCCAGAGTGATGATGATAAGTCATACTGTCTGCTTGGCGTCTGTACAACTTCATGACTCAAAGCCGGTTGCGGCAGATGCGGTTTCACAGTTAAATGACTTGCAACACACTGCACTTCAACTCAATGAGGCTTGAAACAGACTGAGATTTTACTGCAATTTTGTACCACTCTTAAGGATTATAAActactttctttttcaaattcagCTCCTTTTCCAATTAATCTCAAGAAGTGTTGATAAAGTTGGCAGGTGTGCGtcgtattttttatttaatttaattcaatttcaattatgTCCTACAAGTTTCCAACATTGCAGTAGTAGAGACATGGTACCTTGTATTGGACACTCTTGCAGCGTTTCTTTAGGTGGTCCACATGCTTCATCACAGCCTGGATCCAGCTTTCATCAGCAGGCACACAGAGTTTCCTTCCACCTCGGGTCACCAAACTGCAAGAACATCAAATCATCTGGAGTCAGAGCGAGATACGATAACTTGCAAAGGTTTTCAGTGTATTTGTGCACCGTGGGTCCTGAACTTACACTGTGGCATCAATAGAGCAGCCACCTCCGCTGATCTGTCGACTGTAGTCTACAACCAgaatttttttaacctcttTGTTTTTGACGCTCAAGCAGCAGTCCCTGGGAACCTCAGCTGACGTCACTGAAAGACAGAGAAGATCAGTTTAGCATAAAGCAACACTCCTCTGCAGAATCTATGAAGATGAACAGTCTACTTCTTAACAGACAACAGCTTGAATCCATATCAGTAAAAATCAATTACaataatgacacatttttatagcaGGAAACGAGTATCAAAATGTTTAGACATTTATGAAACCAGCAATGCAGTTTAGTAAATTCATTAATTTTCATTAAGCCATATTTTTGCTAAATGGTGACCACGGAGGCCGGACGCTCCCATGAACTTtgctacatttttattttaatttgttgtctttttgtgtttattagtgTTGTGCATGTGGCAAACATAGTTTAGAatattatttttcccttttccccTGAAACGATACACAATGGCCCTTTAAGTTCATGAATATATGGATGTTTTCGGTCACATGATGCAACGTTGAAAATGTTTAGTTGTACTCAATCAATCTTGATTTAGAAGCATCCATTCATCATATGTGTGCCTTCTTCTTGATATTGTTTTTGGTGTAATATTTGGATCAACCTGCAATAAAGCATTTAAATGATCTTTAGCCTCCTGAATCTTGACATCATAAAAGCttgagtgaaaaaaacaaacagataaaagtgcaataaaataaaataaacccacAGCAGGAGGTAATTAATGGAACAAATCGGAGGTTAAGAGCCTTGCTCAAGCAAATTCCTGCACACACGGCGCTGTGTCATCTTTGTCACAATGAAAGTTGCCTCACTGGTTTTATTGTTACCTGACTGGGATTTCCAGCAATTAATCTTTTACCTACTATGAAGTAACCCCGCGGTGAGGGGAATACCAGCAGCACGCCCTGAACACAACCTCGCTCTGTTTACTTATCTCTGGTTATACAAATGC
This sequence is a window from Anoplopoma fimbria isolate UVic2021 breed Golden Eagle Sablefish chromosome 13, Afim_UVic_2022, whole genome shotgun sequence. Protein-coding genes within it:
- the LOC129101278 gene encoding C-C motif chemokine 19-like, with protein sequence MASWGEAKLFFCLLFITCCCTMTSAEVPRDCCLSVKNKEVKKILVVDYSRQISGGGCSIDATVLVTRGGRKLCVPADESWIQAVMKHVDHLKKRCKSVQYKGQHCKGVIHE